The DNA segment AACTCAACGCAAACAGGCTTCCAGACTGGTTTGAGGCAAAACATAATTAAACGAATAAAGATTTAACATGATGCGATATAAGCACTCTTACCAATACAACCGATTTAGTCTTAAAactaacaacaacaaatcTACGCGTGTTACTGACAATTCCATTCTGTCTCACTAAGGAAAATCTAGATTAATCCGAGAAAgcgaatttaaaaaaatattacaatctAATAACAATAATGATATTCCCTGCCTTTAGATTTCTCCGATTTATCTCGAATAAACTCAATGTAAATCTTTTTCTTCTCTTCTTCTCCAATATCTTGAGcatttcaatcgttttttcaaacatttgcgTTGCTTTTTCAAATTCTTGCAAGAAGCGATAACCTTCACTGGCCTGATTGTTTCCAATGCAGCTGAGCAATACTGAgctgtttctttgttatcatCAATGTAGAAACAACATGGCCCAATTcaattcaaaaatttgcagaaaaaatttgcgctTTAACAAAACGGAATTGGTTTCAATCAATCTCGCTTTAAGAAAAAGTTGCAGCATTGCAGGAAAGTCAACTTTTCTATGTCATCTGTCCCATCATGAACATTAGCGTTACCGTACTGATAGTGGAATGACCACATTCAACCAATTTAGTTGGTGGTAGTTATTATCTGCCTCAGAGAAAGATTCATACACCTGGCTTCCAAACAACATTAAGAATAGAGATAAATTGCATGGTAATTGATCAAATAGACAGCGGATTATGTCGATGAGTTCTTTAGAAATCTCATCACAGTTATTCTGTTGGTTGGAGCATGGGAACATGGTTGTCAACGTAAGAAACCACCACCAGAGGTGATCTAAAATCAGTGTTTTCTACGTCATCTTCAGCGATTTTGAATCTTTAATTTATCAAATGAACCTGCAGGagtgaaaaaataaacatagcaaaataaataagCACGACATTTCTTTCAAATCCATCTGCATGGAATTAAATCAGTTGTGTATGAAAAACCGACAGGCATTAAAATACAACTCATGTATAAATAATAAtggtaaatttatttcttatatttATGTACATTTGTGCACGTACgtatataaatttatatatgTACGTACatatttattgcaatttgtagACCATTTTAATGTagattatttaaaaactaGCTCACAAgtgaagaaaatgaaaacattaaaaaagtGTGGATGTCAGCTACCCATCAACTCACTGAATACtgatatttcataaaaaaaactcaaaagaGCGCAAACTCTATGTTTCTTCGGTAATCTAgagacaaaataaataaaaaaacgtcTTACTTTCTTCAGGTGTTAAGAAAGCTTCTATGATTTTCGATGCATGATTGCTTTCAACTGATGCcattataaaaaatttcattacgtACAAATACCTAACTCTGGGGATGACGTAAACATTTATATATACAAGTAAGTTTATAGGACATACTTAAATTAACTTATGTAAGGGTTAAAGATAAAGTTGTTCATTTatgaagtatttttaaaagataagtCAGTATAATTTGCTTATAGTAACACCACGTACAGATTTGACAAGTTCTAATATACACCAACTaccataacaaacaaatcaataaaataataataaaatgcaCTTTCATTGAATTTTAAACTGTGAGACAGCTTATGGGTATTTAAACACAATGAAAAGTGAAGCTTGCAAGTGATTTCAGATcaaagcaaaagtaaaagtttttagGGTGATGTAGTCACTATAAAATTTTAGCTTGCATTCATTGCGCTGCAATAATCTGTGAACAATTTTACCATCTGATTTGCGAGATGCACgaatttgattgttttgtcACAATCGGCATCATTATTGATTATGATATGCAAATGTGAAGAGAAAACGTAATGCAAGCGGACACCTTTGGTACATGAGAAGTGGCGCCAAAGTAAAAGCCGATATAGAGCCACAAAAGATTGATGCTGAGCAAAACATAGGATTTCTGCCAAAGCCAAAAACTTTTGTCGATTACAGTAACATGCCATTGAAGATAAATTCGTTGCAGGCAAGTTCccttgtaaaacatttttgacaattttacAAGCATAAGCCATTTTGCATGGACTGCTATGCATTGCACAGATTTTCATCCATAATAAGGGATGAAAATTGgaccaaaacaaatttaagaCATTTTTTTCCAGCGAATATGCATCTTATAAGCTGCTAGATATGAAAGTTTTAAGTTACTATGGTCAAGATATGGCAATTGCATGCACAAAATATAACTGGTAGAgcaattatttaatttaaactaaTGCTTAAATAGCTTTTAATAGGTTTAAATAATCATAGTTCaagcaaaaaagaaagaaaatcaaaaaagaaataacaccaaaaaaataattcctaCACACTTTAATAAATGACtgacctaaaaaaattaaaattgcaaaatataagAACATTCCGGTTGCAGCAAACACTTTTAAGTGAATAAACTTGTCTCAATTTCTGATACAAATATACACAGAATAAAAGATATGAAACCAGATATTTTACAGAGAAACAATGACTGAAAATGCCTTTTGCCTTTCAAGACATGTCAAAGAAATAGAGCTGAGTGAAAGGTAGTATGGTCTACCTTGCAAAAGAACCAATAGAATTGCTCGAAGAAGAACCTAATTTCCtggttttaaagtttataaatttAGTACTATCAGAATAGGTTTTAAGTGGTTGAACATAAATGAAAGGAAAAACAAGTTCAGCAGGATATATTATGAGTACTATTTTCAATACACATAACATATGTATATATCTACACATGGGCAAGTTAAATATTAtaaagtaaaatgtttcattaaCATTAACCACTATCGCAATTTGCTAGTACAAATCTGTAAAATCTCGTAAAGACTTTAATTTCAAGGAAATTGCCTGGCGCGAGATTTCTGCAATTTATCTCGAGATAAATCGATGCATTTTCTCTTCTCATCCTCTCCAACATCCTGAGCTCCTTCGTACATCTCAATCGCCTCCTCAAAGAGCTCCGCTGCTTCATCGAACTTCCTCATGAAGCGGTAACTCTCACCGGCTTGATAGCATGTAGCTCCGGCAATGACAAACAGTTTGGCGTCATCTCCCAGCATGCTGGTGATTACCCGTAATCCAATCGAGCAATATTTGGCTGCGTCTTCGTAATTATTGATGTAGAAATTGCACGATCCAACTCGACtcaaacatttgcacaaaacatgAGCTTTTAGTGGAGTTGATTCGGTTTCAATAGACTTCACCTGAACACAAAGCTTCTCTATTATGGGTAGACCATTGCTTTTTATGTCATCTTTTTCATTACGCATGCACATTCGCATTATTGTAATGTTGGCAGATTGACCACACGCATCCAGTTTGCTAATTTTAGTTTCAGGATCAGTGAatgtttcacaaattttactgGCCACCCAGATCAGAAGTATAGCAGCATTGTATTGTAAATGATCACGTAGGGAACTGGTTATGTCAATAACATCTTTAAAAATCTCATCACAGTTATCCCGTTGGTCAGATACGTCAATTTCATAAACCTGCTGAAGAGCCGATAACAAATCTGGATCATCCATGTCACCTCCGGCCATTTTGAGTTTGATCAAATCAACCACCTTCTTAAGTTTGTCAAAGGAACCTATATAAAgtgaacaaaaattaaactggAGTATGGCACTAAGTACGACATACGTGATAGGCATCATgcactttttaactaaaattgggttcacaaagaaataaatgatATTGATTTCACAACTTCTTACTTTCTTCAGGTTGTGTTGAAGCTTTTTCATTGCTTCCGGTAGCAGGCTTGCCTTCAGCTGACGCCATttaagaattttgttttgtaaaaattactaATCTTACAAACTAGTAAGTAAACACATGATGTTATTGATACATAAAATAAGTAAGGGTAATACAATTctgatataaaatgttgtcaaCTGATTAGCCAAAAGCAAATTGcttttatatataataactgttttataaagcaaacaaaatccTTGTTGGCTAGTAACATTGAACAAGATGGTTATCCGAAAGACTCAAGAGAAGacattttttcagaaaattgtgttttagatacgaaaatgaaaaagaatttCTATTAAAAATTGGATCGTAAGTGTTCCCAAACATAGATACTGGAATCAATGGATTATTGTAGATTACAATGACATGCAATAAATCAAGCTGAGTGACATTTGATACATTTAAAATGACAGCTAAAGTAACATTTATAACATGTCACTGATAAATGAAGCTACAATTTGACCTTTAATTTAAGCCGGGGGCAAAGAGGCTTCGGCTCGAAGCAGTTTTTCTTGAACAAGACGGATATTTTGAGCTTTCTCTTCTTCACCAAAACTATCATCAacttcataaacttcaattgTCTTCTTAAAGCATTCAACAGCTTGATCATATTTTCCCATGTAGTGGTATACTCTACCATTGAGGTAGTAGCAAGCTGCAGTAGggatatatttctttgcatCTTCTCCAAATGTTTTGCTCAAGACTGATATACCGGCTTCTCCATATTCTAGCGCCTCCTTAAATTCGCCGATGTAATAGCAACTTGTCGCTATGCGATGGTAGCAGTAACTCAGCAGGTATGCTTTGTGTTCAATGTCAATGTTTTCCTTTAATGCTTGCAATCGTCTGCAAACCTCTTTAAGGATCGGCAATGCCTGCTTCTCGATTGCGTTCTTTTCACGATTGGCCACCATTGTGGTGGATACATCCATTGCAGCAGCGCTACAGCTACCTAATTTTTCCATTCGCTCTTCATTGTCTGGAAGAAGATCACTTAACTCCGTAGATGACATGACTAAGCACAACGACAGCATGTATGAGCATCTTTTTAAAAACACACTGGAGATTTGCAGCAAGTCTTGGATGGTTTGGGAACAATCCCATTTAGGTCCACCAATTTTTATGAGCGCTATCTCCTTGATTGCTTCCTCAGCATTTTCAAAATCATTGGATTGCAGCTTTCTTTTGATGAAATCTATACGAACTCCAATCTCATTCTTTAAATCTGAATACAGtataagcaaaaaataagttttagcAATAAGCAAAGATTTTAACAAGATCttaatcaatgaaaaaagTGTTACTTTCTACAGTCGAAGAGGAAGAGTCTTCCATTTTTCCTGCTGCAGACTTGCCTTCGGCTGACGCCatttagaaaacaatttttattaaatgcaAAAGTATCTAAAtctgaggaaaagaaaaattgtcaTGAAGTTTTTATGACAGTAGGTTTTCTAATTGTTATTATGCATTTCGAAGAGGATATGCTTTGTTATTATGATATGACATTAAGATATGCTTTTAGAATTTGACACCCATTTCGGTATTTAATATCAAAAACTAATTTTGATAGATTTGTCGTGTTGGCTGTGAAGGTCGGAACAGGGAGAGTTTTAACTAATTTTAATgctgaaaaaaaacaagtgaCATATTTGTTTCTAAATATGAATATGTTTAAGGTCAACACTTTCCAACTTATCATTTGAACTGAAGTTTATGCAGCttcaaaacaaagctttttttaacaaaatggaTGTTACTTATATTTGAAGatctataaaaatttattactgGGATTATAGTTCAAAGTTATCTAAAAAGAACTCTGCATCTCCATtcctttgttaaattaaacattattttacaaatttgaaCCAATTTCGCTGAAATAATTAGACAACTCTATTATACActtaatcaaaaatatttgaggaaataacaaaattgcaTGACGTAGCATAACTACGTTTGGCTGCAATAAAACTTTCTGGTGACTAATGGCACATGTTAATGTACCATTAGTACCTTACACACAACTAAGCATACAAGGAATCataatcattttactaaaaaaatgCCAAGTAAGAATTTCATAATGTGATAAGGAAATATGGCATATTCTCTAAACAAGCCACTGATAATTTAATCTTTAccataaaaattgaaaacaagattttcaaaattatatgaCAAATTCCAcacaaagtttcaattttaagggAAAAATTCCAAGACGTGAATGATAAGTAAAGTAAGTAACTAATATACATTCTTGGATGGGACAAACAAAGTCATGAGGAATAAAATATGTAACTAACACGTTGATGTAAGCTACCACCTCCACCGATAAAGACTGCCTTTATATTGTTTGTCCAAACACTGTTGCATTTTAATCCAAGACAAATCCATGCATTTTCTCTTCTCTTCCTCTTCGACATCCAGAGGAACATCTCGATGGCTCTTTCAAACAGTATCGCTGCGTCTTTATATTCCCGCAAATAACTCAGCCAATAACGAATCAATAAGAGCCAATAACTCTCACCAGCTTGAAAGCAAGAGGCGCCGGTGATGACAAAGTCTGAGGCATTTTTgccaagaaaacaaaacaaagccTCAAACGCATACAAGCTATAATCGGCAGAATCGCCGTATTCATTGATGTAAAAGTAGCTGCAATTTGAAGTAATATTGTGCTGACCATGAGTGTCCTTAGCTTAAGGGAATCGCTTCAAATAGCCAACATCGTAAAAAAAAGTGTGGCATAATAGGAAATCCATACTTTTTATGTAGTATTTTTTATTCTGCAAACACATTTCCTTTGTTATTTTGCCGGCAGATTTACCGCACTCATTCAGCCTATTCATCTTGGTGTCGGGATCAGAAtaagttttagaaatattaCCAGTAAACAATGCCATATATAGAGACGTGTTAAATCGATGAACGTCACGAAAGATAAAAGCCAGACCAAGGACATCATCAAACACCTCACTAGGGATTTCTCACTGGTTGGCATGTTAATTAAATAGATCTCCTGAAGAGCTGAATACAAACTCGATTCATCCAAGTCTTTGTCGACCATTACGACTTTGATAATACCAAACAATCGCTTAagccagtggttctcaacctttttggcTTACGGTACcctgcaaacaaccaaaagatttggcggcacccacagtcaaaccaaaaaatttctgcattaaataaaaataataattttcgCAACCGTTTTCCTCGACTAGTGATTAGTGCGCAATAACTTGCGGCACCCTTGCGAAATGTAAATGGcaccccggttgagaaccactggctTAAGCTTATGTAATGAACCTatagaagaaaaaaataaaagtaaataaatttcaagtatgacaaacgtttgttttctCCTGCTTATATTTTGGTAGATTCTGCTGTGAAGAAATAAACTGAATTAATCTATattaaaatatgataaatcaagtttctttaaaatattggTTGAAATCGGTCGCTAGATTGCATGACTGTACAGGCAAAGACTCGGTTTTAAAATTctgttaaaacaactttcgTTTGGATTAAACTACACGTCGACGCCACACTCCCATTACTTAAAACTATACTATGTAATTGAGTAGTAATACTGTTAGCAGATTCAACACAAGCCACTAactatttttgcatttatacaCAAATCAATTATATCTATCTACTATCAATTACGCATCCATTGAATGAACGCATTCAATACCATTCAAAATACATCTTGAGTTTTCATAGTAAAACTGGATAATTAGTATCTAAACTTAATTATCAATCCTTTATAATTTCTTACTTTCTTCAGGTGGTGAAGATGctttcttgttgtttttgct comes from the Clavelina lepadiformis chromosome 5, kaClaLepa1.1, whole genome shotgun sequence genome and includes:
- the LOC143460886 gene encoding uncharacterized protein LOC143460886, translated to MASAEGKSAAGKMEDSSSSTVENLKNEIGVRIDFIKRKLQSNDFENAEEAIKEIALIKIGGPKWDCSQTIQDLLQISSVFLKRCSYMLSLCLVMSSTELSDLLPDNEERMEKLGSCSAAAMDVSTTMVANREKNAIEKQALPILKEVCRRLQALKENIDIEHKAYLLSYCYHRIATSCYYIGEFKEALEYGEAGISVLSKTFGEDAKKYIPTAACYYLNGRVYHYMGKYDQAVECFKKTIEVYEVDDSFGEEEKAQNIRLVQEKLLRAEASLPPA
- the LOC143460884 gene encoding uncharacterized protein LOC143460884 isoform X2, with protein sequence MASAEGKPATGSNEKASTQPEESSFDKLKKVVDLIKLKMAGGDMDDPDLLSALQQVYEIDVSDQRDNCDEIFKDVIDITSSLRDHLQYNAAILLIWVASKICETFTDPETKISKLDACGQSANITIMRMCMRNEKDDIKSNGLPIIEKLCVQVKSIETESTPLKAHVLCKCLSRVGSCNFYINNYEDAAKYCSIGLRVITSMLGDDAKLFVIAGATCYQAGESYRFMRKFDEAAELFEEAIEMYEGAQDVGEDEKRKCIDLSRDKLQKSRARQFP